A region of the Arenibacter antarcticus genome:
TGATATAGATAATCATAAGACCAAATTGAATTCCGGAGGAAAAAGCACTAACTGCTTTGTAGTTAAAAGTGCAGATGAATGGATTGAAGAAGCTAAAAAGAGACCAATACCGAATATGCTATTTGATGCCTTTTGGTTTGAAAACGAAATTTGTATTCTTTTTGCGGATACAAATTTAGGGAAGTCCATATTGGCCATGCAGATAGCAGATAGCATAAGTCGTGGAAAAAGTATTCAAGGCTTTCAACTTGAAACTGGTGCCCAAAAAGTCCTATACTTTGATTTTGAGCTATCCGACAAGCAATTGGAAAAGCGATATTCCAAAGACTATAAGTATCACTATAATTTCCACCCAAATTTTTTAAGGGCAGAAATAAATCCTGAATCGGAGAAGCCCAAGAAATTTAAAACTTTTGAGGACTTCCTATGCGATTCTTTAGAACAATTGGTGCTGAGCTATGGGATGAAAGTCATCATAATAGACAATATCACTTTTTTGAGAGATGATAATGAAAAGGCTAAAGATGCTTTGACCTTGATGAAGCATTTAAAGGCATTGGGCAAAACTCACGGGCTTTCCATATTGGTCTTGGCCCACACCCCAAAAATAAAACCTTTTGATCCTTTGACTAAAAACCATCTTTCGGGAAGTAAAATGCTAATCAACTTTTGTGATAGCAGTTTTGCCATTGGTAAGAGTTCCACTTTGCCGTCTTTAAGATATTTAAAACAAATTAAGCAACGTAATACAGAGGAAATATTTCATTCGGGCAATGTTGCTATCTGTGAAATTATCCATGAAAATAGTTTTTTAGGTTTTCATTTTATTGAATGTGATGATGAACAAAACCATCTAAAAACTTTTTCTTCAGATGATGTAGATGATCGGAACACTATTGTTTTGGGTTTAAAGAAAGAAGGATTGACC
Encoded here:
- a CDS encoding AAA family ATPase; translated protein: MKANNNIKAKESFVDTVRSDIDNHKTKLNSGGKSTNCFVVKSADEWIEEAKKRPIPNMLFDAFWFENEICILFADTNLGKSILAMQIADSISRGKSIQGFQLETGAQKVLYFDFELSDKQLEKRYSKDYKYHYNFHPNFLRAEINPESEKPKKFKTFEDFLCDSLEQLVLSYGMKVIIIDNITFLRDDNEKAKDALTLMKHLKALGKTHGLSILVLAHTPKIKPFDPLTKNHLSGSKMLINFCDSSFAIGKSSTLPSLRYLKQIKQRNTEEIFHSGNVAICEIIHENSFLGFHFIECDDEQNHLKTFSSDDVDDRNTIVLGLKKEGLTNTAIASQIGVSEGTVRNILKNSMDNP